The DNA segment CCCTCGGGCCCTCAGGCACACACATCCTCTCTTCCTACAGGGATAAACCCTACGTTCTATACTTCGACATCTTAAGCTGTGCAGCAGCTATCAACATCATCTCCATCGCTGAGAATGGCCTACAGTGCCCCACACCCCAGGTCAGAAGCCAGGACCTGCCTGAGCCCTACCCATCCCCAAGGCCCTGGGTACTAGGCCCTTAGCATGTTCTCTACCCACAGGTGTGCGTCTCTTCCTGCCCACTGGCCCCATGGGCTGTGGAGGTGTTCCAGTTCTCAAAGACAGTCGGTGAAGTTTATGGTGAAAGGAGGAACTTTTGTCTTCCAGCGGTGTCCCCAGATATGGTAAATGCTGGTACCCGTGCCATCACTGTTGCGGGAGAGGACCCATAGTGGTAGGAGAGGTGGAGGTTTGGCTCCAAGGAAGGATGGACCAGTCTGAGCCTTGATGTGGTAGAAGTTGTGGAAGGTGAGGTAGTGGTAGTGATGGTAGTGATGATGGTggaggtgatggtgatggtggtggtaggagATAGtggtaatgatgatggtggtgataatgGTCTTAGTTATGATGCTGGGAGCCACAGCTTCCTCGTTCTGTTCTATATCTGTGCCTCTGTCTgttcttctctctccatccccagatAGTGGAGGAGAGCCTGCAGAAGGGACTCTGTCCccgtttccttcttccttctactCCAGGTAAGGACCATGTACACTCCCCCCACCTCGGGCATCAACCCAGccaatattttcatttctcaaaCAAAGGAAGCAGGCCCAGAAAAAGAGAAGCCACTCAGCATGTCAGTGGGTACTCAGAAGTGAACAGCAGGtcttcatccccctgcctcaggacCCTAGAGTCAGACTCTTGGTGTCCGCTGTGAGGCTGTGCACCAGGTGCTGGGGACAGATGCAGGGACCACTCCCTGCTCCAGCTACACTCTAGGTGTAGAGTTCAGAGATACAAGAGGTTGAATGAGCAGACTAGATGGTGCAGTCCTATAATTCCAGCTGATagggcagctgaggcaggaggatagatgTAGAAGGACAGCCTGGGTCACTTATCGAGATCCTATCTCAGTACAATAATAAAACAGGGCTGATGCAGTTGTGTCACGTAAAGGTGTTTACCGCCAAGTCTTACagcctgagttcgaatcccaggtATGGTAGGAGAGACTGCAATCCTAAAACAAGCTCTCTAACGACCACAAGCATTGCACaacccacacacattcacaccccATAAATAGATGTCAtagtgttttgtttcttaaggAAGGTGAGTGAGTGGCAGGCATGCAGAGCTTGTGCAATGCCCTGCGTTCCATTGTCAGCAAAGACAGATCATAacaaaagtaacagaaaacatCCACGGATATCAGGAAAGTGTGGAGCCGGAGAGGCCCTCCGCAGTCAGGAGTTACTGCTTGCTCTTAtatggattcccagaacccacagagcaGCTCAAAACTACCTGTAAACCATGCAGGCGCTTTGACacgctcttctggcctccacaggcacaagtTACGCTGATGCTCATACGCACTGGTGGgcaaagcattcacacacatagaataaaagCCTTTAGtttcagctctcaggaagcagTGTCAGGAggatggatctctatgaattcaaggccagcctgattcacatagtgagttccaggccagccaaggctctACATAGTAAACCctaaaccctgcctcaaaaataaaacagaatagataaatcttttaatttttttaaaacaatatgaatgaatgaatctgaggGTAATATAGCAAGCAGAGATATCTTTCCAAATGTGTATGTGGCTGCGTAAGCCAATCACGATCAACCTTTCTGTGGCATACACTTCTTCCCAACTACGGATGTAACCGGTTTGGTTTATTTAAAGATAGAATCTTACTCAGTAGCCCAGCTGGCTCCAGACTAGTGATCTTCCAGCCTCAGCCTGACCCCGTGCTGAAATGACAGATAGAGACCGCCATTCACCTGCCTTTATCTctcctattttgtttttttggcagaaaatatgtttatattttggcATGAGAAAGGACAAGTTTTCAAGGCAAGTAGGATAGAAAAGGCACCCGGGGGTGGCTCCAAAGCAGACAGATGTGGGTTTAAACTCGAGCACTTTACAGCGGACGGGTCTCAGGCCAGCTACTCGGCctttctgggtttgttttctcAACACTGGGATGTCAGTGATAAAAACAAACCAGCCTGGCCGCATGTGGTTCCAAAGCCCCATAACAGGCCCAGCTAGAGATGCAGAGAtgttaagatggctcagtgggtaagagcactgactgctcttccaaaggtcctgagttcaaatcccaacaactgcatggtggctcacaaccatctgtaatggggtctgacgtcctcttctggtgtgtctgaagacagctacagtgtacttatttataataatatctcttttttaaaaatgagagagatggagagatagatgggGCAAGGGCTGGGCTGAGGCTGAGAGCAGCctctgaaagagagcaagagcagaGGTGTAGAAAGTGCATAGAATCCAGGGCCTGGAAGCATGGCCCAGGGACAGGACAGAGCCGAGGGACTGAGGACGGGAGCAGTGGAATGAGGAGACCATAGCTGTCCTGATCTTAGCGAGGTCAGGGCTGGAGGTATTGCAGGAATCCAGGTAATGAGGTGCGAAGATGTTTGGCCAGTGCTAGGGAGAGaatacaggctgagaaagagcaGAGCCCATCCACAGTTACCCCCATACATCCTGGCAGCGTTCTCAGACAGGAGGGTCAGATAGACTCCCACCCAGCAGCCTGTTCTCCCTTCCAGCTCTGGGACGTTGTTTCCCACTCCCCAACATCAACTTCACGTTACCTGAAGACTTACGGATCAATAACACCACCGTCTCTAATGGCATCAGGTAGATGTCACCCTCTGTATCATCCTCGTGTCCCTGTGTCCCTTCTTACCCATCTGACTCCACCCCTCCCCGACAGTGGCCTCCTGGACAGCATCAATGCCCGGGATGTCTCTGTGAAGATCTTTGAAGATTTTGCCCAGTCCTGGTACTGGATTCTCGTGTGAGTCCATGGCTTCCCCAGGATCAGCCACCACCCTCTGTCCTTCCTGATATCTTTCCCCAAGTCTACATGTGAACTGATCAGAGGGCAGGGCTAGCTCAGAGTGGATCCTCAGCCTCTTAGAAGATGAGTCGAATCTACGAATACCTGTGGGTGCAAGGAAAGAAACCTAGGGCACGAGGGGACCCCTCATGTATGTTCCTTACATGCAGAGCGCTGGGTGTGGCCCTGGCACTAAGTCTGCTGTTCATCCTCCTCCTGCGCCTGGTGGCGGCACCCCTGGTGCTGCTGCTGATTGTCGGGGTGCTCGCTGTGCTCGCCTATGGCATCTACCACTGCTGGCAACAGTACCAAGTGTTTCGGGACAAGGGCGCCTCCATCACCCAACTGGGCTTCACTACCAACTTCAGTGCCTACCAGAGTGTGAAGGAGACTTGGCTGGCTGCTTGTGAGTCCCCTGCCCAGCTCCTCTGTCCACTGGTCCCCTAGGGTTGGGTGACCCTGGCCCTTACCCGGGACTGCCTGCCACCTGCTGTCTCCATGCAGTgattgtcctggctgtcctggagggCATCTTGTTGCTTATGCTCATTTTCCTGCGCCAGAGGATCCGGATCGCCATCGCTCTGCTGAAGGAAGCCAGCAGGTCAGGGCCTGCCTGTGAGGGGGAGGGGACCTTGGCCAGGGGTGCTGGCCTGGATGGGGTAATAGGAACCTAAGAGGAGAAAGGTAGAAATGGCCAATGGGTAACACTGCTAAATTCCagccttgtttatttgtttgtttgtttgtttgtttatgtagtgtggGGGAAGTGGGTGTGTTGAGACAGCCTttgtctgtgcagccctggctgcccttggaactcattgtgtagaccagactggcctccagctcatagaaacccatctgcctctgcctcccaagtgctaggattaaaggtgcgtgtTACCACTATCAAGAGAGTTCTAGCCTCTTAGgccctcagtttccctgtctggTTTGTTTCATTGTCCTTGGGAGGAggtgagatttatttatttgtgttctatgtatgggtgtttggccAGAATGCATGTCTGCGCACACGTCTGGtccctgtggaggtcaggaggagaggaactggagttacagacagttgtgtgcCTCCacgtggattctgggaactgagctcaagtCCTGtgggagaacagccagtgctcttcttaactgtggagccatctctccagccccaaggggttttgttttgttttgtttttgagacaggaacttaTATAGCCTAAACGAATATCATGGAGCAGCTATGTAACtgaggctgacctccaactctgGGTCTTCCTGCCCCACAAGATGGTGATGATACAGGGTCTCAGGAAGCATAGGCTGACCTCACTGTACAGTTGAAGATGACCTTAAACATATCCTTCTACACCTACCTCCAGAATGCTAGGGATATGGGCATGTACCACCAGGCTTCTTTTATGCTGGGGTGGGGGATCTAGCTCAGGGTCTCCTGTGTTAGGCACATCCTCCTCTGTCATCATACCCAACTCCTGTCACTCTTGCAAcataacccagactggcctcagactggTGACAACCCTACTTTCTCAGCCTCTCGGGTACTGGAATTGAAGTATGTTCACCACCTTCAGACTCCCTATCACAGCAGTCTAAACCTTGCAATGGCATAGTGAGGACTGCATGCGTGGGTGTGGACTAAGCACAGGACTCTGGAGGCACTGGGAGCTGAGGTGCTCGCTGGGTCAAGGGGTGGGAATTGAGATAGGAGGAGCAGAGATTTCCAAAGCCACCAGGGGGCACACCTTTCGGGGGTTCTCTTCCCTTACACTCTCTGAGTGTCCCAGGTGTCTTCTGTGACTCCAGTCTCCCCTATGGGTCCCTTGAGCCTTACTCGGTTCACCCAGCAAGAGCCTATAGTGTATCCCTCCTGGAATCAGGCGCTGGGTTTATTGATATGGAAGAGGAAAGCTGTAGTTCTGTTTGTGGTCTGGAAAACAAACAGGCCCGAGGAAGGGTCCAGCCATGGTCAGACCTGGGAGCGGATGCACAGCTCTGGGGTCCCAGATGACTACTCTTGTCTTCATACAGGGCTGTGGGGCAGATGATGTCAACTATGTTCTACCCTCTGGTCACCTTCGTCCTCCTGGTCATTTGCATTGGTTACTGGGCCGTGACAGCTCTGTATCCTTTATACAGCTCCCACTAGAGAGCTCTCAGGGGATAGGGTGTGGGTAGGGACATGGGACAGGCCCCATGAGGGGATGTGACGGAACTGTATTGCAAGAGTGAGTTTGGGTTGAATGCCAACCCTCTGTGGGGGTGAACAATCTGCATGAGTCCCAGGGGCAGCATTTAGGGGTGTCCTGTAGTGGACGGCTGGCATTGTGCTTTTCTTGACTCATCTCTGGATACCTGGCCACATCCGGGCAACCCCAGTACATCTACTGGGCGTCCAACACCAGTACACCGGGCTGTGAGAACGTTCCTGTGAACATGACTTGTGACCCCATGGTGAGAGGGAATAGGGTGGGTACTGAGGGGGTCTTGGGGGTCAGTTAGCACAGATTTTCGCTAGTGCAAAAATACCCGAGAGGGCCGGGACTCTCACATGGGTGAGGCCTCCCTTAGTTCGATAGTCTAGTTACCCACTTTGTGGAAAGTGAGGTGGAGACTGGAAACGCAAAGTAAAGCTGGGGAGGTTGAATATCAAGTAgaacctctctctgcctccaaggcCATTACTagctcctcctccttgtcctgtGGCTTCTCCTCCTGTGGCTCCTCCCACTGCTCTATAAATCGGAGCTGATCCTAATCCTGTCTCAGAGGTCCTTTAGGAGTTTTTATGGCATTAGGTACATCTAGCGCTGAGCAGAATGCCCGTCCACTGATAGAGAGCCAAGCTGGCTGGACTTTTCCTTTTCACTCACGTCCTGGGAACGGAGCCCCAGACAGTGGCCCTGGGAAGTCCACaggagggcttcctggaggaacTGGGAGGCCTGTTGGTacttcccagcacttgagaggtggaggatCAGGCTTCAGCACCAGACTCTGTCACGCagctagtttgaggccagcctgagctacgtgaCGCCATCTCTAAGAAgcatagccaaaaaaaaaaaaaaaaaaaaaaaaaaaaaaaaaagccgctAATCTCAGCATCCTGAAGGTTAAGAGTGGTGATTTtaaattcaaggccaccctgggttaCATAAGGAAACTGTACCTCAAAAAACCCTACATACAAAAAAGAGAAggaaccactgcctggctttatttcAAACATCCTCATACATTCAGAAACCATGAAGCTTTTAAAGTcatattttctgcatttatttagtttttaattgcTCATTTTCTGTGTGTTGTTATGGAGAATTCCAAACATATGCAGAAGTAACGGTAGGTCTTGATTTCCTGAAGCCCTCAGCTTCCTGTAAGAAcgttcctcctcctttccctcttcctctttgcaAAGTTAGAATTTGAGCCCAAGGCCTCAGGCATGAGCTACATCCCTAACCATCCCCGgggcttaaactttaccttcctGCCTTCATCTGTAACTTTTTTTCTAGAGTTCTGGTGAATCCTAGATAAATTCTCcattactgagctacatccccagcttcTAGAAGTTAAAAAGGgttttcttggggctggagagatggctcagcggttaagagcactgactgctcttgtgaaggttctgagttcaaatcccagcaaccacatggtggctcacagccatctgtaatgagatctgacgccctcttcaggtgtgtctgaagacagctacggtgtacttacatataataataaataaatctttaaaagaaaaaaaaaagctttaaaaaaaaggttttcagccgggcggatttctgagttccaggacaacctggtctacagagtgaggtccaggacagccagggcgatacagagaaaccctgtcttgaaaaagccaaaggggaaaaaaaaaggtttttcttCCCcacctcttttaaaatttttatatcttttattatttcattatttcatgcactttattattattttattttgtgcatacAGGTGTctggcctacatgtatgtctatgcttAGCATTGTATTTGCTAtctaaagaggccagaagagggcatcatatctcctggaactagagttatagatagtggtgagccatcacgtgggtgctgggaacggacCTCTGGTTCTCTTACAAGAGCAGCCAGAGGCATGCCATAGctggcttgcttttctttttctttcttcctcttctcctctttctttctttctttctttctttctttctttctttctttctttctttctttctttctttccaggctgacctgaaatgTATTCTGTAGCCCatactggcttcaaattcatggtgatctctctgcctcagcttccttaaGTATCGGGATCACAAggatgtcttagttaaggttttactgctgtgaagagacagcatgaccaaggcaactcttacaagaacaacatttaattggggctggcttacaggttcagaggttcagttcattatcatcaaggcaggagcatggcagcatccaggcaggcatggtccaggaagagctgagagttctccatcttcatctgaaggctgctagcagaatactgactcccaggcagctaggatgagagtccatacccacagtgatacaagtactccaacaagaccacaccttctgatagtgtcactccctgggccaggcatatTCAGACCATCCTAAGAAGTAAAGTACCACATAGCACATAGGTAGTCTAAATACAAACTGCACCATACCACTTAACATGTAAATAAGGgaggtctttttgttttgttttaaagattgtatgtgagtacactgttgctgtcttcagacacaccagaagagggcttcagatcccattaccgatggttgtgagccaccacgtagttgctgggaattgaactcaggacctctggaagagcagtcagtgctcttaaccgctgagccatctcttcagtccaatAAGGTGGATCTCAGACAgcattttcttgcttgcttgtttgtttatctattcaTAGACAGGgtctgatgtagcccaggctggcttgaaacttgctgtgtggccaagaatgatcttgaacttctgatcctcctgtctctcccttccaTGTGCTGTGACGACAGGTGTGCCCCAAAGTGCAGTTTTTCAAAAGTGACCTGTGTACATTGGTgttgtgactgtgtgtatgtcaATGTGAGGTTGTCAGATGCCCGGGGATTGGAATTACAgacctaccatgtgggtgctgggaattgaacctggttcactttggaagaatagccagtgctcttaaccgctgagtcatctctccagtccccactcAGGGTTTGATGTGGTGGCtttgtgcatggtaggcaagtactctatcagCTGATATCCTTCCCCAGCCCCTCAACAGATCGCTCAGAAAGCAGGACAGTGATAAAAAGTTGTCTTTTGTTCCTGAAGCCCCGAGTTCTACACTAGAAATGGGGAGGAAAGGCGGctgcaggggtggaggtgggcaTAAGGATAACGAAAGCAGGGCATGAGGCTCAATTTTGTGTGTGAGTTTTGTAGGATGTGTGAGATTTGGTGTTCGGTCCCAGCAAagcaaatgcatacacacacataccacacacacacatataacacaaactctcacacacaaacacaaatatgtaccacacactcatacccacacataccacacccacatacatgtaccacacatacatacacacatacaacacactcacacatgtaccacacataGATATTCAcatacaacacatgcacacatataccacacacatacatgtaccacacacacatacacacacacacatacatgcactgcacacacacacacacattccacagacatgtacacacatacagacaagcacatacatacagatacacacatgcatacacttacacatgcatgcatcacatgcgtgtgcacacacacatcacagacacatgcacacagacacacacacatgcatgctataACTGTGTCATTGTTAGAGCCCACAAAGTCAGTTTAATATCAATAAATACCCACAGTGTGTTCAGTGCACACAAGGCTTCTCCAGAAGCAGGCTGCTGGGAAAGtaagagggagagggggtggaAAACATCCACGCACGCACCTCGCTTGCCTTCTGGATAGCTTGTGCCAGTCTGGAAACCAGGAAGCTGCTTAGTCACACTACAGCAGCACTGAGGTGGTCTGAGTCTGGAGGCCTCTAGGAACAGAGGTCAAGGATTTGCCTGCAACTCCGGGCATGAACCTGCTATGTCCTGTCACCCCCAGGCCCCGTTGAATTCCTCGTGCCCAAACCTCAAGTGCGTCTTCAAGGGCTACTCGACCACGGGCCTAGCCCAgcgttctctcttcaacctgcaAATCTACGGAGTCCTGGGGCTCTTCTGGACTGTTAACTGGGTACTGGCCCTGGGCCAGTGTGTCCTTGCCGGGGCCTTCGCCTCTTTCTACTGGGCCTTTCACAAGCCTCGAGACATCCCTACCTTCCCTTTGAGCTCAGCCTTCATCCGCACACTCCGGTAAGCCAGGGAAGTGTTAGTCCTAGAGATACCAGGGGTCCTGGGGTGCCTCATCTCACCTAACTAACTGCCTCTGCAGTTACCACACTGGCTCACTGGCGTTTGGAGCCCTCATCCTGTCCCTTGTGCAGATAGCCCGGGTTATCCTGGAGTATATCGACCACAAGCTAAGAGGTGAGCAGGTGGTGGGCTGAGCAGCCAGAGCCTTGGaagggcaggcagacaggcagaagcCAGCGGCTAAGCGTGAGCTTCCTTTGTCCCCAGGATCCCAGAACGCTGTGGCCCGCTGCATCATCTGCTGCTTCAAGTGTTGCCTCTGGTGTCTGGAGAAGTTTATTAAGTTCCTCAACCGCAATGCCTACATCATGGTGAGCAAAACCTCCATCCGTCCCTGGCTCTGTGTCCCTCAGCCCGGGCTCCACCATCACTCGGGCAAGCTCACCAGAGGTGTGGCTCAGACCTTCCCTGCTCCTCACAGATTGCCATCTATGGGAAGAATTTTTGTGTCTCGGCCAAAAATGCCTTCATGCTGCTCATGAGGAATGTTCTCAGGTCAGACCGCCATGCCCCAGTGGGGTCTCCCACCCACTTCTCCCATCCCAAAGCTGGTCTCAGAAATGTCCTGTGCTTGGTCCAGTACCATGCCAGCACCCTCACCCCagtctgtcctgacttccatgtAGGGTCGTCGTCCTGGATAAAGTCACTGATCTGCTGCTGTTCTTTGGGAAGCTGCTGGTGGTTGGAGGTGTCGGTAAGGGTCAAGACCAGGGTTTACGGGTCAGGTGCCCCCTGGGGTGCACAAGGGGGGGTCCTCAGAAGAACAGCACTGACCACAGGACTCTTTCCCACAGGCGTTctgtccttcttctttttctccggTCGTATCAAGGGGCTGGGGAAAGACTTTGAGAACCCCAACCTCAACTATTATTGGCTGCCCATCATGGTGAGTGACACCTCTCTCTGCCCCACCCACATCCCCAGAGGAGCCTCGGGCTCCCAATCAGTCTTGTCTCTTGCAGACCTCCATCATGGGAGCCTACGTCATTGCCAGTGGCTTCTTCAGCGTCTTTGGAATGTGTGTAGATACGCTCTTCCTCTGCTTCCGTGAGTGTCCCCCTCACCCAACCCTCCACCCACCCTCAAGCTCTTAGGCCTCCAGGCTTCTTTTAGAGACTGGTTGCTTGTAGCTTTGTGAGCTAAAGGAGCCAGAGGGAATGTCTTCAGACATTCTAAGGCTAGAGGtttaggaaggaaagaagggaatacACCCTGGGCATTCTCAGACAGGGGAAACTTCTCAGACGGAGGCCTGAGTTTAACACTTCCTAGGAGGTAGTCAGAGTGTGTGGTTtttacttaggtttttttttttttggggggggggtcatgcaTAGGGGTGAGACAGGAACAGACTATAGTACAGACTGACCCGGAACTAAGTCTATCGCTAAGGCTGACTCAAAGTcatgatcttcctacctcagcccccaagtgctggaattcttGTGTTTTTTGACCTGGTGACAATGGTGACCATGATATAGAAGCCAGAGCCTTGGGCCTGAGAAGCAGGAATGGCCCTACCTCGGTAGCAGTCCCCCAGCCATGCACTAAGCAGTGGAcatgaatattttattgttttatgggtTTTGCTTGTtgcttcaattttatttatttacatcaggCCTCTCTATGTATTCTTGGCTAGCTCctactatatagactaggctagaTCTAACTCAAACCAATCTCctggcctttgcctcccaagcaaTAGAATCATGGATATGTGCAACCATTCTCAAGACAGAGTTGTGCTGTGGAGACCTCAGGGGCCTTTGTAGTCTAAGTCCTCCCATGTCCACCTCCTAAATGTCGGGATTACAG comes from the Mus musculus strain NOD/ShiLtJ chromosome 17 genomic scaffold, GRCm38.p6 alternate locus group NOD/ShiLtJ MMCHR17_CHO_IDD1 genome and includes:
- the Slc44a4 gene encoding choline transporter-like protein 4 (The RefSeq protein has 1 substitution compared to this genomic sequence), yielding MGRKQNENEAHGNSAKYDPSFRGPIKNRGCTDIICCVLFLIFILGYIIVGLVAWVYGDPRQVLYPRNSTGAYCGVGDNKDKPYVLYFDILSCAAAINIISIAENGLQCPTPQVCVSSCPLAPWAVEVFQFSKTVGEVYGERRNFCLPAVSPDMIVEESLQKGLCPRFLLPSTPALGRCFPLPNINFTLPEDLRINNTTVSNGISGLLDSINARDVSVKIFEDFAQSWYWILVALGVALALSLLFILLLRLVAAPLVLLLIVGVLAVLAYGIYHCWQQYQVFRDKGASITQLGFTTNFSAYQSVKETWLAALIVLAVLEGILLLMLIFLRQRIRIAIALLKEASRAVGQMMSTMFYPLVTFVLLVICIGYWAVTALYLATSGQPQYIYWASNTSTPGCENVPVNMTCDPMAPLNSSCPNLKCVFKGYSTTGLAQRSLFNLQIYGVLGLFWTVNWVLALGQCVLAGAFASFYWAFHKPRDIPTFPLSSAFIRTLRYHTGSLAFGALILSLVQIARVILEYIDHKLRGSQNPVARCIICCFKCCLWCLEKFIKFLNRNAYIMIAIYGKNFCVSAKNAFMLLMRNVLRVVVLDKVTDLLLFFGKLLVVGGVGVLSFFFFSGRIKGLGKDFENPNLNYYWLPIMTSIMGAYVIASGFFSVFGMCVDTLFLCFLEDLERNDGSQERPYYMPKALLKILGKKNEAPTGGKTRKK